One genomic segment of Bifidobacterium breve DSM 20213 = JCM 1192 includes these proteins:
- a CDS encoding IS256-like element ISBibr1 family transposase has product MRTKSAKAKKCPVCGRPMKKNGRTAKGVQRWKCAACSLSSTMPQENAGRARQLDAFLGWLLGRASQSACDANGDSRALRKRTAWCWNVRPVIPPPMVKHHTVMADGTYMNHGWCLVIAIDGESGEVLGFQWCSNGSKAAYMALFSRIPAPDVLITDGLRGAESACNEAWPAARIQRCLVHVQRNTRTDLTSKPRLEAGKELKKLSDGLTKIRDAEAAARWGEALNAWHIRWREFIAERTFAKDDPANPKASKQEWWWTHQELRRCYRRLERLFREGKLFAFLEPKLTAAGPVARTTNRLEGGVNSPLKHVLLDHHGLPEEHMRRACEWVCYMKSGNPAPGSLIRAGHWRPARPSPVEEETGAGTGAPRYGTGISWDEFHAHVSWRSDD; this is encoded by the coding sequence ATGAGAACGAAGTCCGCCAAGGCGAAGAAATGCCCGGTGTGCGGCCGGCCGATGAAGAAGAACGGTCGGACCGCGAAGGGGGTGCAGCGCTGGAAGTGCGCGGCCTGCTCGTTGAGTTCGACGATGCCGCAGGAGAATGCTGGACGGGCCCGGCAGCTCGACGCCTTCCTCGGCTGGCTGCTCGGCCGTGCCTCCCAGTCCGCGTGCGACGCGAACGGCGATTCGCGGGCCCTGCGCAAGCGCACCGCGTGGTGCTGGAACGTCCGGCCCGTGATCCCACCGCCGATGGTGAAACATCATACGGTGATGGCGGACGGCACGTACATGAACCACGGCTGGTGCCTGGTCATAGCCATCGACGGCGAGAGCGGCGAGGTGCTGGGCTTCCAGTGGTGCTCGAACGGGTCGAAGGCCGCGTACATGGCGTTGTTCTCGCGCATCCCCGCGCCCGACGTGCTGATCACGGACGGGCTGCGCGGCGCGGAAAGCGCCTGCAACGAGGCCTGGCCGGCCGCCCGCATCCAGCGGTGCCTGGTGCACGTGCAGCGCAACACGAGGACGGACCTGACCTCGAAGCCCAGGCTGGAGGCCGGCAAGGAGCTCAAGAAGCTCTCCGACGGGCTCACCAAGATCCGTGACGCCGAGGCGGCGGCCAGGTGGGGCGAGGCGCTCAACGCATGGCACATCCGTTGGAGAGAGTTCATAGCCGAACGCACCTTCGCGAAGGACGACCCCGCCAACCCGAAGGCGTCCAAACAGGAGTGGTGGTGGACCCACCAGGAGCTGCGCCGCTGCTACCGGCGGCTGGAGAGACTGTTCCGCGAGGGCAAGCTGTTCGCGTTCCTCGAACCCAAACTCACGGCCGCCGGCCCGGTGGCGCGCACCACGAACCGGTTGGAGGGCGGCGTCAACTCGCCGCTCAAGCACGTGCTCCTCGACCACCACGGGCTGCCCGAGGAACATATGAGGCGAGCCTGCGAATGGGTGTGCTACATGAAAAGCGGGAATCCCGCCCCCGGCTCATTGATCAGGGCCGGGCACTGGAGACCGGCAAGGCCGTCACCGGTCGAGGAGGAGACCGGTGCCGGCACCGGCGCACCGAGATATGGCACCGGAATCAGCTGGGACGAGTTCCATGCCCACGTCTCGTGGCGGTCCGACGACTGA
- the rplI gene encoding 50S ribosomal protein L9, whose product MAETKVILTQTVANLGHSGDVVDVKSGYARNYLFPQGLAFAWTKGAEAQITAMKRARLAKAVATREEAIAAKDAIEGTTVEIAAKVSESGKLFGGISNEAIAIALSDKAPVNPKSIEVETIKTTGDFPAKVALHPEITASFFVKVVAE is encoded by the coding sequence ATGGCTGAAACTAAGGTTATTCTTACCCAGACCGTGGCCAACCTGGGCCACTCCGGTGACGTCGTCGACGTCAAGTCCGGTTACGCTCGCAACTACCTGTTCCCGCAGGGCCTGGCTTTCGCCTGGACCAAGGGTGCTGAGGCTCAGATTACCGCTATGAAGCGCGCTCGTCTGGCCAAGGCCGTTGCTACCCGTGAGGAAGCTATTGCCGCCAAGGACGCTATCGAGGGCACTACCGTCGAGATCGCCGCCAAGGTGTCCGAGTCCGGCAAGCTGTTCGGTGGTATTTCCAACGAGGCTATCGCCATCGCTCTGTCCGACAAGGCTCCGGTGAACCCGAAGTCCATCGAGGTCGAGACCATCAAGACCACCGGCGATTTCCCCGCCAAGGTGGCCCTCCACCCGGAGATTACCGCTTCCTTCTTCGTGAAGGTAGTGGCCGAGTGA
- the rpsF gene encoding 30S ribosomal protein S6 — translation MSAHKYELMFIADPELDERGLKKLTEQYLELVTKEGGSFDEPDYWGRRKLAYEIAGKTEGNYVVVKYTAEPATSDELDRVLNLNESVIRTKILRKG, via the coding sequence ATGTCTGCGCACAAGTACGAACTGATGTTCATCGCCGATCCTGAGCTGGATGAGCGCGGTCTGAAGAAGCTGACCGAGCAGTATCTGGAACTCGTCACCAAGGAAGGCGGTTCTTTCGATGAGCCCGATTACTGGGGCCGTCGCAAGCTCGCCTATGAGATTGCCGGTAAGACTGAAGGCAACTACGTCGTGGTGAAGTACACCGCCGAGCCCGCTACCAGCGATGAGCTTGACCGTGTTCTTAACCTCAACGAATCCGTGATCCGTACGAAGATTCTTCGTAAGGGCTGA
- the rpsR gene encoding 30S ribosomal protein S18 produces the protein MSRKRPQPPVKPFKKKPNPLKAAKITEIDYKDVALLRKFISDRGKIRSRRITGVTVQEQRELSKAIKNAREMALLPYATSGR, from the coding sequence ATGTCACGTAAGAGGCCGCAACCGCCGGTCAAGCCGTTCAAGAAGAAGCCGAACCCCTTGAAGGCCGCCAAGATCACCGAGATCGATTACAAGGACGTTGCGCTGCTGCGCAAGTTCATCTCCGATCGCGGCAAGATCCGTTCCCGTCGTATCACCGGTGTGACCGTTCAGGAGCAGCGCGAACTCTCGAAGGCTATCAAGAACGCCCGCGAGATGGCTCTGCTGCCGTACGCCACCTCGGGTCGCTGA
- a CDS encoding ABC transporter ATP-binding protein, with the protein MKSLSATLYCNRVSKTIGGKPVLNDISFSAYPGETIALIGPNGAGKTTLLKTLGGLIAPDQGETNIRGRIMNPENRDMLLRQVGMLIGIPVFERGMSVRAILHKHLAFMRCDWSPDETMERVGLASMGDLPADTLSMGNRMRLALATALAHHPTLLLLDEPMNGLDPTGMKLFCRIIREENKRGVTAIISAHMLAQLETIGDQVIVINHGSVKAQHAMSDISDLESYYFRHTQD; encoded by the coding sequence ATGAAATCGCTATCGGCGACTCTCTACTGCAACAGGGTGTCGAAAACTATCGGCGGAAAACCGGTCCTGAACGACATATCATTCAGCGCGTATCCCGGAGAAACCATCGCCCTGATCGGCCCGAACGGGGCCGGTAAGACCACGCTGCTCAAAACCTTGGGTGGTCTGATCGCCCCCGACCAAGGTGAAACTAATATCCGCGGCCGTATCATGAACCCCGAGAACCGCGACATGCTATTGAGACAGGTCGGCATGCTGATCGGCATTCCCGTCTTCGAGCGAGGCATGAGCGTACGGGCCATCCTCCACAAGCATCTAGCGTTCATGCGATGCGACTGGTCCCCCGACGAAACAATGGAACGGGTCGGCTTGGCCTCCATGGGGGATTTACCGGCCGATACCTTGTCCATGGGCAACCGCATGCGCCTTGCACTGGCAACGGCCCTGGCGCATCATCCCACGCTCCTGCTCCTGGATGAGCCGATGAACGGGTTAGACCCCACGGGTATGAAGCTGTTTTGCCGCATCATCCGGGAAGAGAACAAACGAGGAGTCACGGCCATCATCAGTGCGCACATGCTCGCCCAACTCGAAACCATCGGAGACCAGGTCATCGTCATCAATCACGGTTCCGTCAAAGCGCAACATGCCATGAGCGACATCAGCGATCTGGAATCCTACTATTTCCGCCACACTCAGGACTAA
- a CDS encoding YggS family pyridoxal phosphate-dependent enzyme, producing MTAYMDHKDLANEVIDQSRAQEITDGVHRVLDRIAAAESMAGREAGSVQLLAATKTRDVGEIMAAISAGIHLIGENRPQEVTVKAPGLTRLLSERGMSLGVIGGAGAFNGAAASGAANGVGDSDSTGASANAANHISFHLIGQLQANKIGKVLPVVNTIESVDSIELAEKIARRATMRGITVGVLLEVNESGEESKSGCAPSHAIDLAQRIGAMGGLELQGLMTIGAHVDDERAIRAGFAHLRRTRDQILASGAEGTASCKELSMGMTHDMAYAIEEGSTIVRVGTAIFGERAFI from the coding sequence ATGACGGCATATATGGATCACAAGGACCTCGCCAACGAGGTCATCGATCAATCGCGTGCACAGGAGATCACGGACGGCGTGCATCGGGTGCTTGATCGTATCGCTGCGGCCGAATCCATGGCCGGGCGGGAAGCTGGTTCGGTGCAGCTCTTGGCCGCCACCAAAACGCGTGACGTTGGCGAGATCATGGCCGCGATTAGTGCCGGTATCCATCTCATCGGCGAGAATCGGCCGCAGGAGGTTACGGTCAAGGCTCCGGGATTGACGCGCTTGCTTTCGGAGCGTGGAATGTCGTTGGGCGTGATTGGCGGGGCTGGGGCTTTCAACGGCGCAGCGGCGTCTGGCGCTGCGAACGGCGTCGGTGATTCCGATTCGACTGGTGCATCGGCCAATGCCGCGAATCATATTTCGTTCCATCTCATCGGCCAATTGCAGGCCAATAAAATCGGCAAAGTGCTGCCGGTGGTGAACACCATCGAATCGGTGGATTCCATCGAACTGGCGGAGAAGATTGCGCGCCGCGCCACCATGCGCGGCATCACGGTCGGAGTGCTGCTGGAGGTCAACGAATCCGGCGAGGAATCCAAGTCGGGGTGTGCTCCGAGCCATGCCATCGATTTGGCGCAGCGTATCGGTGCCATGGGCGGCCTTGAATTGCAGGGACTGATGACCATCGGCGCCCATGTGGACGACGAACGTGCCATTCGTGCGGGCTTTGCGCATCTGCGCCGTACCCGTGACCAGATTCTGGCCTCCGGTGCAGAAGGCACTGCCAGCTGTAAGGAGCTTTCCATGGGCATGACCCACGATATGGCCTATGCCATCGAAGAGGGCTCCACCATCGTGCGCGTCGGCACCGCCATCTTCGGCGAACGCGCCTTTATCTGA
- a CDS encoding ribose-phosphate diphosphokinase, translating to MSAILEGTPDKRLVLVTGRAYPELAEKVAECLGTEVLETTAYDFANGEMYVRFTEPVRGADVFVLQCHSGDINKWIMEQLIMIDALKRASAKSITVVAPFLGYSRQDKKHRGREPITARLIFDLFRSAGADRIMTVDLHAAQEQGFFDGPVDHLTAMPVLLDYVRSAIDLNNTTIVSPDAGRIKVSEQWAAKLGNLPLAFIHKQRDITRPNHAEAHGIIGDVDGRDCVVIDDMVDTAGTICEAVRTLNESGAKSVTLVATHGLLSGPAVERLSRCGAHEIVFMDTVPIPEEKRLPNMTVLSCAPLLAAGIRSVFEEGSVAILLEGLPEDMRPRNIYA from the coding sequence ATGTCGGCAATTCTTGAAGGCACTCCGGATAAACGACTCGTTTTGGTCACGGGCCGCGCCTACCCCGAGCTGGCCGAGAAAGTGGCCGAATGCCTGGGCACTGAGGTTCTCGAGACCACCGCTTACGACTTTGCCAACGGTGAGATGTACGTGCGGTTCACCGAGCCGGTGCGCGGTGCGGACGTGTTCGTGCTGCAGTGCCATTCGGGCGATATCAACAAGTGGATCATGGAACAGCTCATCATGATCGACGCTTTGAAGCGCGCCTCCGCCAAGTCGATTACCGTGGTGGCCCCGTTCCTTGGCTATTCTCGTCAAGACAAGAAGCACCGCGGCCGCGAGCCCATCACCGCTCGCCTGATTTTTGACCTGTTCCGTTCCGCCGGCGCTGACCGCATTATGACGGTTGATCTGCATGCCGCCCAAGAGCAGGGCTTCTTCGATGGCCCGGTCGACCATCTGACCGCCATGCCGGTGCTGCTTGACTATGTACGTTCCGCCATTGACCTGAACAACACCACCATCGTCTCCCCTGATGCCGGCCGTATCAAGGTGTCCGAGCAGTGGGCCGCCAAGTTGGGCAACCTGCCGCTGGCCTTTATCCATAAGCAGCGCGACATCACCCGTCCGAACCACGCCGAGGCACACGGCATCATCGGTGATGTCGACGGTCGCGATTGTGTGGTGATCGACGATATGGTCGACACCGCCGGCACTATTTGCGAGGCCGTGCGCACCCTGAACGAATCCGGCGCCAAGTCGGTGACGCTGGTCGCCACCCATGGCTTGCTCTCCGGCCCGGCTGTGGAACGGCTGTCTCGTTGCGGCGCTCATGAAATCGTGTTCATGGATACCGTGCCGATTCCCGAGGAAAAGCGTCTGCCGAATATGACCGTGCTGTCTTGCGCGCCTCTGCTGGCCGCCGGTATCCGTTCCGTGTTCGAGGAAGGTTCCGTGGCGATTCTGCTGGAGGGGCTTCCCGAGGACATGCGTCCGCGCAATATCTACGCGTGA
- a CDS encoding single-stranded DNA-binding protein, with protein MAGETIITVVGNLTRDPELRTIGSGSTVVNFTIAASTRQYNRNTNQWEDGDTLFMNCSAWDGRTSSLASNIANSLSKGMRVIAQGRLTQRSYQAQDGTQRTVVELRVDEIGPSLTRATAQVTRQASQGGFQGRSNGGFQGGQQPGQGYGNQGGYQGGYQGGAGYSQQSAPSNPAAQSAPATDPWSNAGSSDSGSFSTFGASSDFGGGDDSDPEF; from the coding sequence ATGGCAGGCGAAACGATTATTACCGTAGTCGGTAACCTTACCCGCGATCCTGAGCTGCGTACTATTGGCAGCGGTTCCACTGTGGTGAACTTCACCATTGCGGCTTCCACTCGTCAGTACAACCGCAACACGAATCAGTGGGAGGACGGCGATACGCTGTTCATGAACTGCTCGGCTTGGGATGGTCGTACTTCGTCGTTGGCCTCCAACATCGCCAACAGTCTGTCCAAGGGCATGCGCGTTATCGCGCAGGGTCGCTTGACCCAGCGTTCCTACCAGGCCCAAGATGGTACCCAGCGCACGGTTGTTGAGCTGCGAGTCGATGAAATCGGCCCGTCTCTGACTCGTGCCACTGCACAGGTGACCCGTCAGGCTAGCCAGGGCGGCTTCCAGGGTCGTTCCAACGGCGGCTTCCAAGGTGGCCAGCAGCCCGGTCAGGGCTACGGCAACCAGGGTGGCTATCAGGGCGGTTATCAGGGTGGCGCTGGATATTCCCAGCAGTCTGCCCCGTCCAACCCGGCCGCACAGTCCGCTCCGGCAACTGATCCGTGGAGCAACGCCGGCTCCTCTGATTCCGGCAGCTTCTCCACGTTCGGCGCTTCCTCCGATTTCGGTGGCGGTGACGATTCCGATCCGGAGTTCTGA
- a CDS encoding transposase: MMPRVDCPMCGVVVASAPGGGARRPVHPGCSNAGLEAFNNGIKVAIRMAYGFHHVTNLIGLVMLRCGGLDIRLPQPAI, from the coding sequence ATGATGCCGCGCGTCGACTGCCCCATGTGCGGCGTGGTCGTCGCATCGGCGCCGGGGGGCGGAGCCCGGCGGCCGGTTCACCCGGGCTGTTCGAACGCGGGGCTCGAGGCGTTCAACAACGGGATCAAGGTCGCCATCCGCATGGCCTACGGCTTCCACCACGTCACCAACCTCATCGGCCTGGTCATGCTCAGATGCGGCGGACTCGACATCCGACTGCCACAACCCGCAATCTAA